From Nicotiana tabacum cultivar K326 chromosome 15, ASM71507v2, whole genome shotgun sequence, the proteins below share one genomic window:
- the LOC107765330 gene encoding protein MIZU-KUSSEI 1-like, with protein MPSPKTLPMGRLQPGNVVAPSLLPAAPVLLPQSSHKKGQWKSTKLFRRAVKSVFRSFPVINPPCKMPVGNRMHEGHIHGGKQMTGTLFGYRKARVNLAIQETPRSVPLLVLELSIHTGKLLQDMGSGLVRIALECEKNPSEKLKLIDEPIWTMYCNGRKAGYAVKRGPTEDDLKVMQNLHAVSMGAGVLPSQKVDSPEGELTYMRAFFERAIGSKDSETYYMMNPNGTSGPELSIFFVRV; from the coding sequence atgCCATCACCAAAAACACTGCCGATGGGCCGTCTTCAACCGGGAAATGTTGTGGCTCCCTCCCTGTTACCTGCCGCGCCGGTTCTCTTGCCACAATCATCTCACAAGAAAGGTCAATGGAAATCCACAAAACTTTTCCGACGTGCTGTTAAGTCAGTTTTCCGGTCATTTCCGGTGATAAACCCTCCGTGCAAGATGCCGGTTGGAAACCGGATGCACGAAGGACACATACATGGAGGAAAACAAATGACAGGAACCCTATTTGGGTACAGAAAGGCTAGGGTTAATCTTGCAATTCAAGAAACCCCTAGAAGCGTTCCTTTGCTTGTGCTGGAACTGTCCATCCATACTGGTAAGCTGCTCCAAGACATGGGTTCCGGACTTGTTAGAATTGCTCTTGAGTGCGAAAAGAACCCGTCCGAGAAACTCAAACTTATCGACGAACCCATATGGACCATGTACTGCAACGGACGGAAAGCTGGCTATGCTGTGAAGAGAGGACCCACAGAGGATGATTTGAAGGTCATGCAGAACCTGCATGCAGTGTCCATGGGAGCCGGCGTTCTGCCCAGTCAGAAGGTCGACTCCCCTGAGGGGGAGCTTACTTACATGAGAGCATTCTTTGAACGGGCAATTGGATCTAAAGATTCGGAGACTTATTACATGATGAACCCCAATGGCACCAGTGGACCTGAGCTGAGCATCTTTTTCGTTAGGGTTTGA
- the LOC107765328 gene encoding small ribosomal subunit protein uS10y → MAYAAMKATKPGLEEPQEQIHKIRITLSSKNVKNLEKVCADLVRGAKDKRLRVKGPVRMPTKVLNITTRKSPCGEGTNTWDRFELRVHKRVIDLFSSADVVKQITSITIEPGVEVEVTIADS, encoded by the exons ATGGCGTATGCAGCAATGAAGGCAACAAAACCAGGGCTAGAGGAGCCCCAGGAGCAGATTCACAAGATTAGAATCACTCTTTCTTCCAAAAACGTTAAGAATCTTGAGAAAG TGTGTGCTGATCTGGTTCGTGGTGCCAAGGACAAGAGGCTCAGGGTAAAAGGACCTGTGCGAATGCCCACAAAGGTTCTCAACATTACCACTAGAAAGTCTCCTTGTGGAGAAG GCACAAATACATGGGACAGGTTTGAGCTGCGGGTGCACAAGCGTGTGATTGACCTTTTCAGTTCCGCAGATGTTGTCAAGCAGATCACCTCAATCACCATTGAACCCGGTGTTGAGGTTGAGGTCACCATTGCTGATTCTTAG